A window of Scophthalmus maximus strain ysfricsl-2021 chromosome 10, ASM2237912v1, whole genome shotgun sequence contains these coding sequences:
- the LOC118283583 gene encoding uncharacterized protein LOC118283583 isoform X3, with the protein MRVSKPQPDVGKQKPTIVTPNEVRPSFSPADGFLVRDPARRNAQVVQHRLSYTEGDLKRDVLGGSLMNLSSLPSYRSYIHREVPLRSTSSVVFLDKSLSISLVELEGRGAGQPALYRSTLSVRIGVASCCRSSTDTRPAKTKRVYGRPRASMLDSNKPNGQDRGLGHCISPLSKQQGHKVELTAHANGYTNKADDSDTQHHNSALGLLSFRGPSPSYTKAGRKKGNADEAAFPSQSNFRLRQPTFNIGPVDSGSKHTVTDIREEHGTPKTLSLKEALELFRPDFIGRSQGRVKRLEQRSRRRRVLQDSNPDLVQGLGEDQGKLKRNCTTPDPLSDNLFKPRERSISGREMQLRSRRSAKEREPCFVVGLPSASRPLEPPIRNSGIPS; encoded by the exons ATGAGAGTCTCAAAGCCCCAACCGGACGTGGGCAAACAGAAACCTACAATTGTGACACCAAATGAGGTCAGACCATCTTTCTCACCAGCAGATGGATTCCTAGTGAGAGATCCAGCAAGGAGGAATGCACAAGTTGTACAACACAGACTGAGCTACACAGAGGGTGACTTAAAGCGAGATGTATTAGGTGGCTCATTAATGAACCTGTCCTCACTGCCTTCCTACCGGTCTTATATCCATCGTGAAGTGCCTCTAAGGTCCACTagctctgttgtgtttttagacAAGTCACTTTCCATTTCCCTTGTGGAACTagagggaagaggagcaggtCAACCTGCGTTGTACAGATCCACCTTGTCTGTTCGCATTGGTGTCGCATCCTGCTGCAGATCCTCCACAGATACCAGACCAGCCAAAACCAAAAGGGTTTACGGGAGACCCAGAGCCTCAATGCTGGACAGTAACAAGCCCAATGGCCAAGACAGGGGTTTGGGTCACTGCATCAGCCCTCTATCAAAGCAGCAGGGCCACAAGGTTGAGCTAACAGCGCACGCTAATGGTTATACCAACAAGGCTGATGATTCAGACACACAGCACCACAACTCTGCTTTGGGATTATTGTCATTCAGAGGGCCAAGCCCCTCATACACAaaggctggcaggaaaaagggGAATGCAGATGAGGCAGCCTTCCCTTCCCAGAGCAATTTCAGGCTCAGGCAGCCTACTTTCAATATTGGCCCAG TGGACTCAGGGAGCAAGCATACAGTGACGGACATCAGAGAAGAACATGGGACACCCAAGACTCTCAGCCTCAAA GAGGCTTTGGAGCTCTTCAGGCCTGACTTCATCGGCCGATCTCAGGGTCGAGTGAAGAGGTTGGAGCAGAGATCCAGGAGAAGGAGAGTGCTGCAGGACTCCAATCCAGACCTGGTGCAGGGCCTCGGGGAGGATCAGGGCAAACTGAAGAGGAACTGCACCACACCCGATCCACTTAGTG ATAACCTTTTCAAGCCCAGGGAGAGGTCTATATCAGGCAGAGAGATGCAGCTGAGGTCCAGACG
- the LOC118283583 gene encoding uncharacterized protein LOC118283583 isoform X2: MRVSKPQPDVGKQKPTIVTPNEVRPSFSPADGFLVRDPARRNAQVVQHRLSYTEGDLKRDVLGGSLMNLSSLPSYRSYIHREVPLRSTSSVVFLDKSLSISLVELEGRGAGQPALYRSTLSVRIGVASCCRSSTDTRPAKTKRVYGRPRASMLDSNKPNGQDRGLGHCISPLSKQQGHKVELTAHANGYTNKADDSDTQHHNSALGLLSFRGPSPSYTKAGRKKGNADEAAFPSQSNFRLRQPTFNIGPVDSGSKHTVTDIREEHGTPKTLSLKEALELFRPDFIGRSQGRVKRLEQRSRRRRVLQDSNPDLVQGLGEDQGKLKRNCTTPDPLSDNLFKPRERSISGREMQLRSRRIYNKLPEVTRKKEEEKKRVVSQTNRLRAEVFKKRLLDQILQR; the protein is encoded by the exons ATGAGAGTCTCAAAGCCCCAACCGGACGTGGGCAAACAGAAACCTACAATTGTGACACCAAATGAGGTCAGACCATCTTTCTCACCAGCAGATGGATTCCTAGTGAGAGATCCAGCAAGGAGGAATGCACAAGTTGTACAACACAGACTGAGCTACACAGAGGGTGACTTAAAGCGAGATGTATTAGGTGGCTCATTAATGAACCTGTCCTCACTGCCTTCCTACCGGTCTTATATCCATCGTGAAGTGCCTCTAAGGTCCACTagctctgttgtgtttttagacAAGTCACTTTCCATTTCCCTTGTGGAACTagagggaagaggagcaggtCAACCTGCGTTGTACAGATCCACCTTGTCTGTTCGCATTGGTGTCGCATCCTGCTGCAGATCCTCCACAGATACCAGACCAGCCAAAACCAAAAGGGTTTACGGGAGACCCAGAGCCTCAATGCTGGACAGTAACAAGCCCAATGGCCAAGACAGGGGTTTGGGTCACTGCATCAGCCCTCTATCAAAGCAGCAGGGCCACAAGGTTGAGCTAACAGCGCACGCTAATGGTTATACCAACAAGGCTGATGATTCAGACACACAGCACCACAACTCTGCTTTGGGATTATTGTCATTCAGAGGGCCAAGCCCCTCATACACAaaggctggcaggaaaaagggGAATGCAGATGAGGCAGCCTTCCCTTCCCAGAGCAATTTCAGGCTCAGGCAGCCTACTTTCAATATTGGCCCAG TGGACTCAGGGAGCAAGCATACAGTGACGGACATCAGAGAAGAACATGGGACACCCAAGACTCTCAGCCTCAAA GAGGCTTTGGAGCTCTTCAGGCCTGACTTCATCGGCCGATCTCAGGGTCGAGTGAAGAGGTTGGAGCAGAGATCCAGGAGAAGGAGAGTGCTGCAGGACTCCAATCCAGACCTGGTGCAGGGCCTCGGGGAGGATCAGGGCAAACTGAAGAGGAACTGCACCACACCCGATCCACTTAGTG ATAACCTTTTCAAGCCCAGGGAGAGGTCTATATCAGGCAGAGAGATGCAGCTGAGGTCCAGACG GATTTACAACAAGCTGCCAGAGGTGAcaaggaaaaaggaggaggagaaaaagagggttGTGTCACAGACCAACAGATTGCGAGCAGAGGTctttaaaaag